The Vigna unguiculata cultivar IT97K-499-35 chromosome 11, ASM411807v1, whole genome shotgun sequence genomic sequence acaAAGTTAACTAGTTGCAGCCATTTTCCCCTCGATAAGTTTGTTAAAATAGTCGATGATTGATTTTTGCAAACATAGGGATGCAAAAAATGATCCTGAAGCGTAATTAGGGGTGTAAAGATACTCTAGGATTTCTTTTCCAACCTTTAGTTCTTTCAAGAAAATAAGAATAGGAAGATTTTGATGTTTAATATGGCATTATGTTTACATTTTCAGTATACTTTATTTGCTTCTTACTATTATGTCTTTTTTGTCTTTAGATAAAACTGGCTATCGAGGATGTGAAGTGCAGAGAAAATGAGTTTAAGGTCTGTTGTTATTTTGCAAGAATTATTGAGAAACGTGTGATTATCATAATTTCCACTGTTAGGATGATCAAGTGGAAAACGATTTccattttatatataagtttttccCTATACATTCATTTATATTAGATCTTTGATTGGTAAGctgttgttttcttttcttctcttattgAGGCAAGTAATAAATTTGTGACTTATTATCAatgattttgtaaattattttatttaactctaaTGAACGAACTACGCTAGCCGGAGCTGAAAGCAGCAGGTTTAACTGCTCTTGAAGAGGAATATAAAGCTCTTTTGTCAGACAAAGCTGCAGAAACTGAATACTTGCAATCTCTAGAGAGACAAGTTGAGAAACTTAAGGTAAGATAAGTTTAATCCACAAAAATTTTTACGAGGTACTTAAATAGTTATCCGGAAAAATCATGACTTCAAATAGGAATAATCAAGTGACAATTCATTATCTTAATTTCCCTTGTACTCATGGAGATGCCTCTGATTTTACAGGAGATTCGTCATGTGGTAAAATGTGCTTGTGGAGAGGAATACACAGTcgctttaaataattaatatttttagagaACATGAAACTTCTGGAGGCTGTGAATTTAGCTGTTCACGTTGATCTTGATACAACTGTACATCATTTTGGAAAAGAAATGAATGGTTTCTTGACtatgattatatttttctcgatatattaatatacaaaaCTTTTGATTGATTTCTAGGTTGTTGTACTAGGATTTACAACAAATCAATCTAATAAGAATGTTTGAGGAAGGCCCAATTCAATAGACAAGGCTGAGTAATCACAGTGCATGCAGAAGCAATCACACAATATTCAGACTCACTGTATGATATGGATTTTGGAGGCATGATAGTGTTTCTTGTGTTATGACATGATATCAGCATGTACAGTAAACATCCACCCATAATGTAGCAACTTGTACTGAGACAAGACAATCGGCCAAATCGACATCACTAGAGTCTAAATGATAGGCATGAAATGGGGATGGAAATATAATGTTAGAGAGAACCAAGTCGATATCACGTGATGTGGACGGGGTAGTAATAGCCAAATGTAAATGCATGCCATTAAGACTGCTTTAATTTGatcctttaaaattttaaaaagtttaatctgatattttcaacctttttaaaatgattcattTGGCCTTTTCCGTCTTAGAAGTGTATGCACATGTATGGATATGATTTATTCCTTAAATTTAATGTTAACAATATTCttgtttcaaaaagaaaataatcattgtaaaaagaaaattgggtCTTCTTCCCCAAATTCTCCAATGTTgcttttgtaagaaaattttattcaacAAGAAAACGTACATAACTTTTCCTAACAAATAATGCAGCATACACACTGAACCTACAAAAACAACATAAGCTGACCCACTTCATCATTTTATGCAGATAGGTTGTCCTTTTTCTCTTGCTGGTCCATGGTATCAGAAAGAGCTACTCCTATGGTCTCAGGCAAACAGACCAAAGTGAAACAGGATGAAATTATAACCACTCCAAACACCCCATAAGAGAAAAATTCATTCTTCCTCCCCGCAGATATAAGAAATGGACTGAATATGTTACCAAACACAACGGCTTGCCTCACCAACGAGGTCGTCGTGTTCCGTACACTCGTCGGAAACACCTCTACGACGTAAATGAGAAACACATTATAAGCAGTGACAGTACTGAAAAATGCCACCAACGATATCCCCACCTTCGCTACTTTCACCCCATTGCTAACCACTGCACACAACATGCAGCATATCCCACTCGCTACAGAGAATGCAAGAATCGAGGGCTTTCTCCTGCAGTTTGCCAAGAAATATGTGGCCACACAAGAGGGTATTTCCATGAAAGCATTGAACACAACGCCCAAGTAAATGTCGAATCCCAAGTTCCCCACGGCCAAAGGCATGCCAAAATACACCATCCCAATCCCAAGACCAAGCACCATCATTGCCACCACCCGTTTGCCAACCCAGCTTCTCTCAAACAACTCTGCTATCGATGAGTAAAGTCCCAAAATTGACTTTTGTTTAACAGCAGGAACTTTTAGTAGCCCTGCAGTTATATTAGAACCATTTTCTACCGCAGATTCAGAAATTCCTGTAAGCATTGCCATGGCTTCTTGCTCTCGACCTTGCATGAGAAGCCACCTCGGAGACTCCGCAACAAAGAGGTAAGCAATCACAGAATAACAAACAGCAGGAACCGAAGTCCACACATAGAGAGATTTCCATGAGGAATTTCTGTTTAAATAAGCTATTCCAGGCAAGGTCATGTACCCCAAAGTGAAGCAAAAATACTCAACAATCCCCACAGTAAACCT encodes the following:
- the LOC114169099 gene encoding organic cation/carnitine transporter 3-like — its product is MEDSVPVVQENKIQYSEEMIENGLRRFGWSGMIQCILVSAAMYFDAQQSFMAIYSDEYPTWHCADPTTCTSHSDICKLPRSSWAWDGPSSKTIISQFGLQCATSFITGLPQSSFFLGCFLGSFLLATLADTSLGRKNLLVMSCFFMSLASATIVFSTNVWTYSAFKFLIGFWRSSIGTCVLVLLTEKVSTEWRFTVGIVEYFCFTLGYMTLPGIAYLNRNSSWKSLYVWTSVPAVCYSVIAYLFVAESPRWLLMQGREQEAMAMLTGISESAVENGSNITAGLLKVPAVKQKSILGLYSSIAELFERSWVGKRVVAMMVLGLGIGMVYFGMPLAVGNLGFDIYLGVVFNAFMEIPSCVATYFLANCRRKPSILAFSVASGICCMLCAVVSNGVKVAKVGISLVAFFSTVTAYNVFLIYVVEVFPTSVRNTTTSLVRQAVVFGNIFSPFLISAGRKNEFFSYGVFGVVIISSCFTLVCLPETIGVALSDTMDQQEKKDNLSA